A region of Vitis riparia cultivar Riparia Gloire de Montpellier isolate 1030 chromosome 1, EGFV_Vit.rip_1.0, whole genome shotgun sequence DNA encodes the following proteins:
- the LOC117911390 gene encoding translin-associated protein X, with product MFYSAAFYRLFLMAPKPHRFPQVADTVLQSPPKRARTMATESSIKDAFANYTDYLNLLNEKRERVVKASRDITINSKKVIFQVHRISKNNKDEVLDKAVKDLASVTEQHVSRLVKELQGTDFWKLRRAYSPGVQEYVEAATLCNFCKNGTLLILDEINATLLPLSDPSHQPLQINILDYLLGLADLTGELMRLAIGRISDGELEYAEKICRFVRDIYRELTLLAPHMDDNTDMKTKMDTMLQSVMKIENACFSVHVRGSEYVQLPGSSDPSYLLLGMPDREI from the exons ATGTTTTACTCTGCAGCATTTTACAGGTTGTTTCTCATGGCACCCAAACCCCACCGCTTCCCCCAAG TTGCAGATACTGTATTGCAAAGCCCACCGAAGCGGGCCAGGACAATGGCCACTGAATCTTCCATCAAAGATGCTTTCGCCAATTACACTGACTACCTCAATCTACTT AATGAAAAACGGGAAAGGGTGGTAAAAGCAAGTCGAGATATCACCATTAATAGCAAAAAGGTCATATTTCAAGTGCACAG aATCAGTAAAAACAACAAAGATGAAGTTCTGGATAAGGCAGTAAAGGATCTCGCATCTGTGACTGAGCAGCATGTATCCCGACTTGTAAAAGAACTGCAAGGGACTGATTTTTGGAAGCTAAGACGAGCATACTCTCCTGGG GTGCAAGAATATGTTGAAGCTGCTACACTATGTAATTTCTGCAAAAATGGGACTCTTTTGATTCTTGATGAGATAAATGCTACTCTGTTACCTCTCAGTGATCCATCTCATCAACCTTTGCAGATTAATATCCTTGACTATCTATTGGGG CTTGCAGACTTGACCGGAGAACTGATGAGGTTGGCAATTGGTCGAATATCAGATGGTGAACTTGAATATGCAGAGAAGATATGCAGGTTTGTTCGAGATATCTATAGGGAGCTGACCCTGCTTGCCCCACATATGGATGACAATACAGATATGAAGACAAAGATGGATACAATGCTACAAAGCgttatgaaaatagaaaatg CTTGCTTTAGTGTCCATGTGAGGGGATCAGAGTATGTTCAACTGCCCGGATCCAGTGATCCCAGTTACCTTTTATTGGGGATGCCTGACCGCGAAATATGA